A genomic stretch from Acidobacteriota bacterium includes:
- the metK gene encoding methionine adenosyltransferase → MGTHKHFFTSESVTEGHPDKIADQVSDAVLDAVLTEDPTGRVACETLLTTGLVVVAGEITTKAVLDYNRIARETIRQIGYTRAKYGFDCDTCGVIIAMDTQSPDIAMGVDREGAGDQGMMFGYACNETPELMPMPIMLAHQLTKKLSEVRKEGVMDYLRPDGKSQVSVEYVAGKPVRVDTVVISTQHAESATNEQIYDDVLNHVIRAVVPGEMMDGDTKFHINPTGRFVVGGPQGDTGLTGRKIIVDTYGGAGAHGGGAFSGKDPTKVDRSACYMARYIAKNIVAAGLAEKCEVQLAYAIGVADPVSVLVDTAGSGKVDEDKLSDLVREHFKLTPKGIIESLDLRRPIYKKTAAYGHFGRNEPEFTWERTDKADALRASAGI, encoded by the coding sequence GTGGGGACACATAAGCATTTTTTTACGTCGGAGTCTGTAACCGAAGGGCACCCGGATAAAATCGCCGATCAAGTTTCCGATGCCGTATTGGACGCGGTCTTGACCGAAGACCCAACCGGTCGCGTGGCTTGCGAAACCCTGCTCACCACCGGGCTTGTGGTGGTCGCAGGTGAAATTACCACCAAAGCGGTTTTGGATTACAATCGCATTGCGCGCGAAACCATTCGCCAAATCGGCTATACACGCGCCAAATATGGCTTCGATTGCGACACCTGCGGGGTCATCATCGCAATGGATACGCAATCGCCTGACATCGCCATGGGCGTTGATCGCGAAGGCGCAGGCGATCAGGGCATGATGTTCGGTTACGCTTGCAATGAAACCCCGGAGTTGATGCCGATGCCGATTATGTTGGCGCATCAACTGACCAAAAAACTTTCCGAAGTTCGCAAAGAAGGGGTAATGGATTACCTCAGACCCGACGGCAAATCGCAGGTTTCCGTCGAGTATGTTGCCGGTAAACCGGTTCGCGTTGACACCGTCGTCATCTCCACACAGCACGCCGAATCCGCAACCAATGAGCAAATCTACGATGATGTTTTAAATCATGTGATTCGCGCTGTGGTGCCGGGTGAAATGATGGATGGCGATACCAAATTCCACATCAACCCGACAGGTCGTTTCGTCGTCGGTGGCCCACAGGGCGACACCGGACTGACGGGTCGCAAAATTATCGTTGATACCTACGGCGGCGCAGGCGCGCATGGCGGCGGCGCATTTTCAGGCAAAGACCCCACGAAAGTTGATCGCTCAGCCTGTTACATGGCTCGCTACATTGCCAAAAATATTGTTGCCGCAGGACTCGCAGAAAAATGCGAAGTGCAACTTGCATATGCCATCGGGGTTGCCGACCCGGTCTCGGTTCTGGTTGATACCGCCGGCTCCGGCAAAGTTGATGAAGACAAACTCTCTGACCTGGTGCGCGAACATTTCAAACTCACCCCCAAAGGGATTATCGAAAGCCTCGATTTGCGACGACCGATTTATAAGAAAACCGCCGCTTACGGTCACTTCGGTCGTAATGAACCTGAATTCACCTGGGAGCGCACCGATAAAGCTGATGCCTTGAGAGCCTCGGCGGGAATTTAA
- a CDS encoding HEPN domain-containing protein, which produces MNRDDLKELTKIRLKEAKLLLDHGKYSGAYYLCGYIVECALKACIAKLTRRYDFPDKKRANESYTHNLSDLVKVAGLVASLNTEKTSDPTFEINWKVVITWDESSRYTTHGQAEAQGLYQAIADRRHGVLKWIKQHW; this is translated from the coding sequence ATGAATAGGGATGATTTAAAGGAACTCACAAAAATACGATTAAAAGAAGCCAAACTATTACTTGATCATGGGAAGTATTCAGGGGCGTACTATCTTTGTGGTTATATAGTTGAGTGTGCGTTGAAAGCTTGCATTGCAAAACTGACTAGGCGATACGATTTTCCAGATAAAAAACGCGCGAACGAAAGCTACACACATAATTTATCCGATCTTGTTAAAGTGGCAGGTTTAGTGGCGTCACTTAATACCGAGAAAACATCAGATCCGACTTTTGAAATTAATTGGAAGGTTGTTATAACCTGGGATGAGTCAAGCCGGTATACTACACATGGCCAAGCGGAAGCTCAGGGATTGTATCAGGCTATAGCAGATAGAAGGCATGGGGTTTTGAAATGGATAAAACAACATTGGTAG
- the nth gene encoding endonuclease III — protein sequence MNPEKQPLDIDKALRRIDQAVEPFAKAAMFELASEGHNSVFELLVSCIISIRTYDEVMLPVARSLFARARTPLEMTRLSVKEIDALIRQATFHENKAQQIHDIARRAVEEFGNALPCDEPVLLSLKGVGPKCANLVLGIACGQARIGVDIHVHRVTNRWGYVQTKTPEQTLVALENKLPKKYWVEINRLLVPFGKHLCTGSAPKCSTCPVLEMCEQVGVVASR from the coding sequence GTGAACCCAGAGAAACAACCGCTCGATATTGATAAGGCTCTGCGACGCATTGATCAAGCTGTCGAACCCTTTGCCAAAGCCGCTATGTTTGAGCTTGCCAGCGAAGGTCACAACTCGGTTTTTGAATTGCTGGTCTCCTGCATCATCTCGATTCGCACTTATGACGAAGTAATGTTGCCGGTGGCGCGCTCGCTTTTCGCGCGAGCGCGCACCCCGCTTGAGATGACCAGACTCAGCGTCAAAGAGATTGACGCGCTGATTCGGCAAGCCACTTTTCATGAAAACAAAGCGCAACAAATTCATGACATCGCGCGTCGCGCCGTTGAAGAATTCGGCAATGCGCTGCCTTGTGATGAACCGGTGTTGCTATCGTTAAAGGGCGTCGGACCGAAATGCGCTAATCTGGTTTTAGGAATTGCCTGCGGTCAGGCGCGTATTGGCGTAGATATTCATGTGCATCGCGTGACCAATCGCTGGGGCTATGTTCAAACTAAAACGCCTGAACAAACCCTGGTGGCATTGGAAAATAAATTGCCGAAAAAATACTGGGTGGAAATCAACCGGTTGCTGGTGCCTTTCGGCAAACACCTCTGCACGGGTTCGGCTCCGAAATGTTCAACCTGCCCGGTGCTGGAGATGTGCGAGCAGGTCGGCGTGGTTGCGAGCCGTTGA